One region of Candidatus Electrothrix rattekaaiensis genomic DNA includes:
- a CDS encoding oligosaccharide flippase family protein: protein MISDAVGKLAAKGAAFLAALTFFKKILGIIRNVILARLLAPEDFGLLALALVLIQGMESLTFVGVDNYLIQKKKISNTLVRNAWFLNIIRGMVLTLLSLAVCPFYSKLVNEPAILQILWIVAFNPFLEGLKNPGSILAEREIRFGRISLYETLCAFLEVAVVVIMAWFIRDAEALAWGVLLGTLVKSLLSFFFFPIPGRPGFDLTHQIKLLSVVKHFIIIAVGTLVMVQGDNLIIGAVEGSKALGIYVIAYQLAVFPVLFLQEIANRVALPVFSSLQYEKERLHFVLNSVVQLQLAVIIPFVIVLAVFAHELIIILYGDKWAQAGIVLNALVFVTLGKGLTHVCVPYILGTGAFSFASRMKIAETSVFLVSVYCGVRFYGLTGAALGAGVGYMTAGVGRIIYLCLDAGLSFFRISTYIILPIGAILPGVLIATYLSGQVTWHHSVETIIALLIVCLGYIAGSFLVQKKMVVMFFKKIMVK from the coding sequence ATGATCTCTGATGCCGTAGGGAAACTTGCCGCCAAAGGGGCGGCCTTTCTGGCCGCCCTGACGTTTTTTAAAAAAATTCTCGGGATAATCAGGAATGTTATTCTTGCACGCCTGCTGGCTCCGGAGGATTTCGGTCTGCTGGCACTCGCGTTGGTCCTGATTCAGGGAATGGAGTCACTCACCTTTGTCGGAGTTGACAATTATCTTATTCAGAAAAAGAAGATAAGTAATACTCTGGTACGGAACGCTTGGTTTCTGAATATCATTCGAGGTATGGTGCTGACACTCCTTTCCTTGGCTGTCTGTCCATTTTACAGCAAATTGGTGAATGAGCCAGCGATCCTGCAGATACTTTGGATTGTGGCTTTTAATCCTTTCCTAGAAGGATTAAAAAATCCCGGTTCTATTCTGGCAGAACGCGAGATTCGATTCGGTAGGATCAGTCTCTATGAAACTCTCTGCGCTTTTCTGGAAGTGGCCGTGGTTGTAATCATGGCTTGGTTTATTCGGGATGCCGAAGCGTTAGCATGGGGAGTACTTTTGGGAACCTTAGTAAAAAGTCTGCTCTCGTTTTTCTTTTTTCCGATTCCCGGGCGGCCTGGATTTGATTTGACTCATCAGATCAAGTTGTTATCAGTTGTCAAACATTTTATTATCATTGCAGTAGGTACCCTTGTTATGGTGCAGGGGGATAACCTGATTATCGGCGCTGTTGAAGGAAGCAAAGCTCTGGGGATATATGTTATCGCCTATCAGCTTGCGGTTTTTCCCGTTTTGTTTCTTCAGGAGATTGCGAATCGGGTGGCATTGCCGGTTTTCAGTAGTTTGCAATATGAGAAAGAACGCTTGCATTTTGTTCTGAACAGCGTCGTGCAGCTACAGTTAGCTGTCATCATACCCTTTGTCATTGTTTTGGCTGTATTTGCTCATGAATTGATCATAATTCTTTATGGCGATAAATGGGCGCAGGCCGGGATTGTCCTCAACGCTTTGGTTTTTGTGACTTTAGGAAAAGGATTAACCCATGTGTGTGTGCCTTATATTTTAGGAACAGGTGCATTCTCATTTGCATCACGAATGAAGATTGCGGAAACATCGGTTTTTTTAGTCAGCGTTTATTGCGGGGTTCGATTTTACGGTTTAACTGGTGCCGCCTTGGGAGCAGGAGTCGGCTATATGACAGCCGGGGTCGGTCGGATTATCTATCTTTGTCTGGATGCCGGTTTATCATTCTTTCGTATAAGCACCTATATTATACTGCCGATAGGAGCGATTCTACCCGGTGTCCTGATCGCAACATATTTATCGGGACAGGTTACATGGCATCATTCTGTTGAAACAATAATTGCTCTGTTGATTGTATGTCTCGGTTATATCGCGGGCAGCTTTTTGGTACAAAAAAAAATGGTAGTTATGTTTTTCAAGAAAATTATGGTAAAATAA
- a CDS encoding polysaccharide deacetylase family protein, with translation MTVKLGKLLKHIVPAIIIQQKLLNKGQVLFTFDDGPDPEITPKVLDILDQYGARSLFFIPGLRVKKSPELLKEIVKRNHGLGNHSLSHTSNASLSFRELVKEINGGSDEIFSVSGIRTTIYRPPMGIVSLKLLFAAQYCKHKIMRWSLMSGEYSHLINASAQELADCLLNNIQDQSIVVSHDDHEAIPDFLELVIPRLLDRGFDLTSGISSVKWRES, from the coding sequence ATGACTGTTAAACTTGGCAAGCTTTTGAAACATATCGTTCCTGCCATAATAATTCAGCAGAAGTTATTAAATAAGGGACAGGTATTATTTACTTTCGATGATGGTCCTGATCCGGAAATTACACCAAAAGTCTTAGATATCTTAGATCAATATGGAGCACGCAGCTTGTTTTTCATCCCCGGCCTCAGGGTTAAAAAATCACCTGAGCTGCTTAAAGAAATTGTCAAAAGGAACCACGGCTTAGGCAATCATAGTTTAAGCCATACCTCAAATGCATCCTTGTCGTTTCGAGAACTTGTCAAAGAGATCAATGGTGGAAGCGATGAAATTTTTTCTGTGTCAGGAATAAGAACAACTATCTATCGCCCTCCTATGGGAATTGTTTCCCTGAAGCTGTTATTTGCTGCCCAATATTGCAAGCATAAAATTATGCGATGGTCGCTCATGAGCGGCGAATATTCCCACCTGATAAATGCATCGGCTCAGGAACTTGCAGATTGTCTACTCAACAACATACAAGATCAGTCTATTGTCGTTTCTCATGATGACCATGAGGCTATACCTGATTTTTTGGAGCTGGTAATACCAAGACTTCTTGATAGAGGATTCGATTTGACATCAGGCATTTCCTCTGTGAAATGGAGAGAAAGCTGA
- a CDS encoding glycosyltransferase → MSNPSVSYQAETNQHQNQITGRKLQRMGKIKVVILSSWYDPYRIPLFRELSKKFDLTVFYSMRTEVGREWNVPEKLPFKAIFFEPFFLWKTKQMFEELLLIRYPKGLLRELFRIKPDVIVGLEARIDCIIGAMWARLTGRGYITWSDLTIYFDMCMGSIRRSNRRMMLALSHAAIGSCTDSLKYFNEIFGYPAERAFLSSLNGYIEDRIADTVVFAGDKAEQFDDGKVRFVFVGRLIELKGLDLLLKAFARLLERAPEAQLTIIGNGPEQDALETLARELGCRDSIIFQGSVPYEKVLHEMSRHDVFVLPTRLDVFGLVVSEAIACGLPVICSHYAGAANDLVQENGIIVDPENLDELTGAMEKLACNPQLRRQMVAAGKAVLQQYDLQSAVDGFTEAIHWACRKTGRAIAP, encoded by the coding sequence GTGAGTAACCCATCCGTTTCCTATCAGGCTGAAACCAATCAGCATCAAAACCAAATAACAGGGAGAAAATTGCAGCGAATGGGAAAAATTAAAGTTGTTATCCTCTCCAGTTGGTACGATCCATATCGTATACCTCTTTTTCGGGAACTATCTAAAAAATTTGACCTTACGGTGTTCTACAGCATGCGTACAGAGGTCGGCAGAGAATGGAATGTACCTGAAAAGCTTCCCTTTAAGGCTATTTTTTTCGAGCCTTTTTTTCTTTGGAAAACCAAACAGATGTTCGAGGAGCTTCTGTTGATTCGCTATCCTAAGGGATTGCTCCGGGAATTGTTTCGGATTAAACCGGATGTGATTGTCGGGCTGGAGGCAAGAATTGATTGTATAATAGGGGCAATGTGGGCTCGTCTGACGGGGAGAGGATATATTACTTGGTCGGATTTAACTATATATTTTGATATGTGTATGGGGAGTATTCGACGAAGCAATCGAAGAATGATGCTTGCGCTTTCCCATGCAGCTATCGGTTCCTGTACGGACAGTCTGAAATATTTCAATGAAATATTCGGTTATCCGGCAGAGAGAGCTTTCCTCAGTAGTCTTAATGGCTATATTGAGGACAGGATAGCTGATACGGTCGTATTTGCTGGTGACAAGGCCGAACAATTTGATGACGGAAAAGTTCGTTTTGTTTTTGTCGGAAGATTAATTGAACTCAAAGGGCTTGATCTTCTTCTGAAAGCCTTTGCCCGTCTACTTGAACGTGCTCCAGAAGCACAGTTGACAATTATTGGAAATGGCCCTGAGCAAGATGCTCTGGAGACTCTTGCCCGTGAGCTGGGGTGTCGCGACTCTATTATCTTTCAAGGAAGTGTTCCCTACGAAAAGGTGCTTCACGAAATGAGCCGTCATGACGTGTTTGTGTTGCCCACCCGTCTTGATGTTTTCGGGCTGGTTGTATCTGAAGCTATAGCCTGCGGACTGCCGGTTATTTGCTCCCATTACGCCGGAGCAGCCAACGATTTGGTTCAGGAGAATGGAATAATTGTAGATCCTGAAAACTTGGATGAACTTACAGGTGCAATGGAAAAGCTGGCATGCAACCCACAGTTACGTAGGCAAATGGTAGCAGCAGGTAAGGCGGTACTGCAACAATATGATTTACAGTCCGCAGTTGATGGATTCACAGAAGCGATACATTGGGCTTGCCGGAAGACAGGCAGGGCAATCGCCCCTTGA
- a CDS encoding GNAT family N-acetyltransferase translates to MLQLEAVTHFQDFLTLQDSWNALVDKSSLNSIFVRHEWIRCWWDSYGQGNQLLVLLFKEEGTLKAVAPLMISTELFRNRLSVRKVSFIENDETPHSGLVIGISCDINHVVDALLRYLRTRKKSWDILSLRKIHESSQLLESLPQLVTEKKETFLVKPSLRSPVLYMNTDWESFYTATSQRFKKKLRYDRNKLKRSGKVDVQLFNTPEQIREVIEQVFAVGRRSWKEAIGNSIGTTPQNRLFFSELPNALTQGENAVLLWTLSLDDKIISFEYHIRQGERVYALRGEFDEKYQKSSPGAVLDGEVVQQLFEQGIRVYDMCGDATNQYKLRWTTDVEPYREIILFNRNIRGIFLAFFEKRIVPVARRLRRLLIKK, encoded by the coding sequence ATGCTGCAACTGGAAGCCGTAACACATTTTCAGGATTTTCTTACCTTACAAGATAGTTGGAATGCCTTAGTCGATAAAAGTTCTCTTAATAGTATTTTTGTCCGTCACGAATGGATTCGCTGTTGGTGGGATTCCTATGGACAAGGTAACCAGTTGCTTGTTCTTTTGTTTAAAGAAGAAGGAACGCTTAAGGCTGTTGCTCCCTTGATGATTTCTACCGAGCTGTTTCGGAACCGACTTTCTGTGAGAAAAGTCAGTTTTATTGAAAATGATGAAACTCCTCACAGTGGTTTAGTTATAGGTATTTCTTGTGATATAAATCATGTAGTTGATGCATTGCTGAGATATTTGAGAACTCGCAAGAAAAGCTGGGACATATTATCACTGCGCAAAATTCATGAAAGTAGTCAGCTGCTTGAAAGTTTGCCTCAGTTGGTGACAGAAAAGAAAGAGACTTTCCTTGTAAAGCCCTCCCTTCGCTCGCCTGTTCTTTACATGAACACTGATTGGGAGAGTTTTTATACCGCAACAAGCCAGCGATTTAAAAAAAAGCTTCGCTATGACAGGAATAAGTTAAAACGGAGCGGGAAGGTTGATGTCCAGCTTTTTAATACCCCCGAACAGATTAGAGAAGTCATTGAGCAAGTTTTTGCAGTTGGACGTCGAAGTTGGAAAGAAGCTATTGGTAATTCAATAGGAACTACCCCCCAAAATCGTTTGTTTTTTTCAGAATTACCTAATGCCCTGACCCAGGGAGAAAACGCAGTTTTATTGTGGACTCTCAGTTTGGACGATAAGATAATTTCCTTTGAGTACCATATCAGGCAGGGTGAAAGGGTTTATGCCTTGAGAGGCGAATTCGATGAGAAATATCAAAAGAGCAGTCCGGGTGCTGTCCTGGATGGAGAGGTTGTTCAGCAGTTGTTTGAACAGGGGATTCGAGTGTACGATATGTGTGGCGATGCAACCAATCAGTACAAATTACGATGGACCACAGATGTTGAGCCTTATCGTGAAATAATTTTGTTTAACCGAAATATTAGGGGTATTTTTTTGGCTTTTTTTGAAAAACGTATTGTGCCTGTCGCTAGACGGTTAAGAAGGCTGTTGATAAAGAAATAG
- a CDS encoding O-antigen ligase family protein produces the protein MRIFFSRHNIRFAIELFITVLIGLFVAQAVLQTSVMEEKWTKALLLGLIGITGLIVIPDKENFLLYFSAFLLPFSLSFHPVYVDANFFRPLNGFEIKAFDFPLALILLFWAMRLIRMKEKIHLHLWITLPYLVIFVLCAVSLTRVAAHPAVKAGALFLVLKNPVIFLYLANNLSKRRIVFSLIGVLLLTGSLQAIIAIGQYIKGGPLGLGMLGEMDSLYASAAGTDTLFRMGGTVGHPNKLAMMLAFLLEINFAVLFIKSSDWLKWMRFVPIFFMLPAIILTYSRSAWASLILGGSLNVYWCRSKKTQQKVISALLVVGVFSVVGTSSVALIPSVRNRIFADDGGSGTDIRDELKTIAKNIIDHHYWIGVGLNNYTSVVRKYDNSKSGATWGFAMPVHNEFYLVAAEIGVPAAVVFVILLVIIFFLHISIGLTSKDKDSEYPYLAIGFLCGWLGWAFHHRTLFEYVFLQHDIWFCLGITLALKNNLKT, from the coding sequence ATGAGAATTTTTTTTTCTCGGCATAATATCCGTTTCGCCATTGAGCTGTTCATTACTGTTCTTATTGGACTTTTTGTTGCACAGGCAGTGCTGCAAACGTCGGTAATGGAGGAGAAATGGACGAAGGCTTTACTCCTTGGTTTGATTGGAATAACCGGACTTATCGTTATCCCTGATAAAGAAAATTTTTTGCTTTATTTTTCAGCTTTTCTGCTTCCTTTCAGTCTTTCGTTTCACCCGGTATACGTAGATGCGAATTTTTTTAGACCGCTTAATGGGTTTGAAATTAAGGCCTTTGATTTTCCTCTTGCATTAATATTGCTCTTTTGGGCAATGCGACTTATACGTATGAAAGAGAAGATTCATCTCCATCTCTGGATAACTCTTCCATACCTTGTTATTTTTGTGTTATGTGCTGTCAGCTTGACCCGAGTGGCAGCACATCCGGCGGTTAAGGCAGGTGCCCTGTTTTTGGTTTTGAAAAATCCGGTTATTTTTCTTTACCTTGCTAATAATCTCTCGAAACGACGCATTGTTTTTTCCCTTATCGGGGTACTGCTGTTAACTGGTTCTTTGCAAGCCATTATCGCTATAGGGCAATATATTAAAGGAGGCCCGCTCGGACTCGGAATGCTTGGTGAGATGGACTCCCTTTATGCCTCTGCGGCGGGCACAGACACACTTTTCAGAATGGGAGGAACAGTAGGACATCCGAACAAGCTAGCAATGATGCTTGCTTTTCTGCTCGAAATAAACTTTGCTGTTTTATTTATCAAATCCTCCGACTGGTTAAAATGGATGCGATTCGTTCCTATATTTTTCATGCTTCCTGCTATCATCTTGACCTATTCAAGGAGTGCATGGGCCTCATTAATCTTAGGTGGCTCACTGAATGTCTATTGGTGCAGATCGAAGAAAACGCAGCAAAAGGTTATTTCCGCTCTTTTGGTCGTCGGTGTTTTTAGCGTAGTCGGAACCTCGTCAGTTGCTTTGATTCCTTCGGTAAGGAACCGAATTTTCGCTGATGATGGTGGAAGTGGTACAGATATTCGAGATGAACTTAAAACGATAGCAAAGAATATCATTGATCATCATTATTGGATAGGAGTGGGATTAAATAATTATACATCTGTTGTGAGAAAGTACGATAATTCAAAAAGTGGAGCGACTTGGGGATTTGCCATGCCCGTGCATAATGAATTTTATCTCGTTGCAGCTGAAATTGGCGTCCCGGCGGCAGTTGTTTTTGTAATATTGCTTGTGATTATTTTTTTTCTTCATATTTCTATTGGATTGACGAGTAAAGACAAGGATTCAGAGTACCCATATCTGGCTATCGGTTTTTTATGTGGTTGGCTAGGTTGGGCTTTTCATCACAGGACGTTATTTGAATATGTCTTTTTACAGCATGATATATGGTTTTGTCTGGGAATTACTTTGGCCTTGAAAAATAATCTTAAAACATGA
- a CDS encoding sulfotransferase: protein MNINGLVKKVPIKILWQILRVFRFTTRWYEQIEVEYYTKLTDHNLSHEKHQLIPIEELAPVFVLSTGRCGTQTMSALAELISDVDSHHEPEPTLLEESYLYFMQLCPETPNDFWQQLLGANRDELIRQAARSEKKYFETNNRMALLCDLLVKYYPGAKFIHLVRHPCDFVRSGMRRDYYKNHPWDFVRMSPQQDDPASAGWKESSQLEKCSWLWAKTNSHINRVLETIAEERKLFVRSEDIFNNVGSTVENVLSFISTDHTPDSKKIENVLGMKLNQQTHGIYPTWKEWPEEEAQILQHHCGELMKKYSYDL, encoded by the coding sequence ATGAACATCAATGGATTAGTAAAAAAAGTCCCTATTAAAATCCTGTGGCAGATTTTGCGGGTTTTTCGTTTTACGACCAGATGGTATGAGCAGATTGAGGTGGAATACTACACCAAGTTAACTGATCATAATCTTTCTCATGAGAAGCACCAACTTATCCCCATCGAGGAACTTGCACCTGTTTTTGTCTTATCTACAGGGAGATGCGGCACGCAAACCATGTCTGCCTTAGCAGAGCTCATTTCCGATGTTGATTCCCATCATGAGCCTGAGCCAACACTCCTGGAGGAATCTTATTTGTATTTCATGCAGTTATGTCCAGAGACACCGAATGATTTTTGGCAACAATTACTCGGTGCCAACCGGGACGAATTAATTCGTCAGGCGGCTCGCTCGGAAAAAAAATATTTTGAAACCAATAACCGTATGGCCCTGTTATGTGATCTTTTAGTCAAATATTATCCTGGAGCAAAATTTATTCACCTTGTTCGTCATCCCTGCGATTTTGTACGATCCGGTATGCGAAGAGATTATTACAAGAATCATCCTTGGGATTTTGTCAGGATGAGCCCTCAGCAGGATGATCCTGCATCTGCTGGATGGAAAGAAAGTAGCCAGCTGGAGAAATGTTCGTGGCTCTGGGCAAAAACAAATTCTCATATTAATAGGGTACTGGAGACAATAGCTGAAGAACGAAAGTTGTTTGTGCGCTCTGAAGATATTTTTAATAATGTCGGAAGTACAGTGGAGAACGTTTTGTCATTTATCAGTACTGATCATACGCCGGATTCTAAAAAAATAGAAAATGTGTTGGGGATGAAATTAAATCAGCAGACACATGGAATTTATCCAACATGGAAGGAGTGGCCCGAGGAAGAAGCGCAAATTTTGCAGCATCATTGTGGAGAGTTGATGAAGAAATACAGCTATGATCTCTGA
- a CDS encoding glycosyltransferase family 4 protein — protein sequence MKICYINYEKYGGGSWVHTSRFIEALREIHDDLIIHTPLVHQGETEEEESSPLGGTFGFSDNLRELRFLAAMFVRRLLEEFRLLRKVSPDVVILRQARYVSAVPLCYLLNIPIILEINGPALEYEFLPQEERLRGGAFWHWLDKVLMKLASHNMVVSETLKRYYVKDGIAAEKIASVPNGVDTHAFDATVKGDRIREQLSLKGKTVVGFSGKFARWHGLPLLADAMKAIHASNKYSDLVLLLVGSPDDNVVMPELPDEITTITGHIPHEEMPEYLAAIDIFVAPYPLITPFYFSPLKIFEAMAMGKPVIASAQGQICELITDELSGLLYPPGDLYALIHRIERLLVDAEYRRKLGRTARKVIETSYTWQDNAERMLALCKQVVGQ from the coding sequence ATGAAAATATGCTACATAAATTATGAAAAGTACGGGGGCGGCTCTTGGGTGCATACCAGCCGCTTTATCGAAGCCTTGAGAGAAATTCATGATGATCTGATCATTCATACGCCACTTGTCCACCAAGGTGAAACAGAAGAAGAGGAAAGTTCCCCTCTTGGCGGAACTTTTGGTTTCTCTGACAACCTGCGTGAACTCCGTTTTCTTGCTGCTATGTTTGTTCGTCGCCTGCTTGAGGAATTTAGGCTGTTGAGAAAAGTATCACCTGATGTCGTTATTTTGAGGCAGGCGAGATATGTTTCTGCTGTTCCCTTGTGTTATTTATTGAATATTCCAATTATTCTTGAAATCAATGGACCCGCTTTAGAATATGAATTCCTTCCTCAAGAGGAGAGGTTACGCGGAGGTGCTTTTTGGCATTGGCTGGATAAGGTGCTGATGAAACTCGCTTCTCATAACATGGTAGTTTCCGAGACATTAAAGCGGTATTATGTGAAAGATGGTATTGCAGCAGAGAAGATAGCAAGTGTTCCTAATGGGGTCGATACTCATGCCTTTGATGCAACTGTAAAAGGTGATAGGATTCGGGAGCAACTGAGCTTAAAAGGAAAGACTGTCGTTGGGTTCTCTGGGAAGTTTGCTAGATGGCATGGTCTTCCTTTATTAGCCGATGCTATGAAAGCAATTCATGCATCGAATAAATATAGCGATCTTGTCTTGCTTCTTGTCGGTTCTCCGGATGACAATGTGGTTATGCCTGAGCTTCCTGACGAAATCACCACGATTACAGGTCATATTCCTCATGAGGAAATGCCTGAGTATCTGGCAGCCATTGACATTTTTGTGGCCCCATATCCACTCATAACTCCGTTCTATTTTTCCCCGTTGAAAATTTTTGAAGCAATGGCTATGGGAAAACCTGTCATTGCATCGGCGCAGGGACAAATTTGCGAGTTGATTACAGACGAATTAAGCGGCTTACTATATCCGCCGGGCGACCTGTATGCCCTTATTCATCGCATTGAAAGGTTACTTGTTGATGCCGAGTATAGGCGGAAACTTGGCCGGACCGCCCGAAAGGTTATTGAAACGAGTTATACTTGGCAGGATAATGCAGAAAGGATGCTCGCACTGTGTAAACAAGTTGTTGGACAATAA
- a CDS encoding polysaccharide deacetylase family protein: MFRGNNLIILNYHRAYRGELVTAFDEELFGSSLESFTQQMRWLKDNRAVFLSEKELIYFQQKQKKIPKRSVLITFDDGYKDNFTLVYPTLRSLHIPAIYFIPTGGIMDRKLGWWDIISFFIKKARKKTISIKGYRFSLLDGREKKKAIFHLLQLMKTEPHSRTQDLLKVLAKECEVDFPSYDEQDAELMTWKEIEEVQNNGIAIGSHTVSHRVLATLDEDEQFEELRSSKRILEDILPGKIRSFSYPVGDYTAFTKKTKDLAGKAGYDLSFSFKTGVNYQRITDPFDIRRIEPPENFHAFKATMISPRIFSIRSELH; this comes from the coding sequence TTGTTTAGGGGCAATAATCTGATAATACTGAATTACCACAGAGCATACAGAGGAGAGTTAGTAACCGCATTCGATGAGGAACTTTTCGGTTCTTCATTGGAATCTTTTACACAGCAAATGCGTTGGCTCAAAGACAATCGTGCTGTTTTCCTTTCAGAAAAGGAGCTGATCTATTTTCAACAGAAACAAAAGAAAATACCGAAACGCAGTGTGCTGATTACATTCGATGACGGGTATAAAGATAATTTTACCTTGGTATACCCTACGCTGCGTTCCTTACATATTCCGGCGATCTATTTTATTCCGACAGGAGGGATAATGGACCGAAAACTTGGCTGGTGGGATATTATTTCATTTTTTATAAAAAAGGCGAGGAAGAAAACAATATCAATAAAAGGGTACCGGTTTTCTTTACTGGACGGCAGGGAGAAGAAAAAAGCAATTTTTCACTTACTGCAGCTGATGAAAACTGAGCCGCATTCACGAACACAGGACTTGCTGAAAGTCCTTGCAAAAGAATGTGAGGTTGATTTCCCCTCGTATGATGAACAAGATGCAGAGCTTATGACTTGGAAAGAAATCGAAGAGGTTCAAAATAACGGGATTGCCATTGGATCGCATACAGTTTCTCATAGGGTTTTAGCGACGCTAGACGAAGATGAGCAATTTGAAGAGTTGCGGTCTTCAAAAAGAATCTTGGAAGATATACTGCCTGGAAAAATTCGATCCTTTTCTTATCCTGTTGGGGACTATACAGCATTTACAAAAAAAACAAAGGACTTGGCTGGAAAGGCAGGATACGATCTTTCCTTTTCTTTTAAAACCGGGGTGAATTATCAGCGTATAACAGATCCATTTGATATCAGAAGAATTGAGCCGCCGGAAAATTTTCATGCTTTCAAAGCGACAATGATTTCTCCAAGGATATTTTCCATCCGATCTGAACTCCATTGA